The following are encoded in a window of Candidatus Paceibacterota bacterium genomic DNA:
- a CDS encoding TIM barrel protein, whose protein sequence is MKYMGIGDEGANSIDGQVQATRELGWKFLEPRGVEVPGFAKANFHDIPDEAFDQAVRKLEAAGIGAYCFGSTIMNWAKKVGDPFDITLAEVNRAIPRMQRAGAKYIRIMSFKPADDEYKIPTEVFRRVKDVTNRFLDAGLQPVHENCMNYGGMSWQHALELLDKCPGLKWVFDTANPIFNPDRSKPAPWPKQDPWEFWTHLRDHTVHIHIKDATWNPAKNDADYNWPGEGQGRVRDILKDAVARGYDAGLSIEPHMVVVFHDAQSKAFNESAMRQNYIEYGHRLEKMVGDIKAELKQA, encoded by the coding sequence ATGAAATACATGGGCATCGGCGACGAAGGCGCCAACAGCATTGACGGCCAGGTTCAGGCCACGCGGGAACTCGGCTGGAAATTCCTTGAGCCCCGGGGCGTCGAGGTCCCCGGATTCGCCAAGGCCAACTTCCACGACATACCGGACGAGGCGTTCGACCAGGCCGTCCGCAAGCTGGAGGCAGCCGGCATCGGCGCCTACTGCTTCGGGTCAACCATCATGAACTGGGCCAAAAAAGTGGGCGACCCCTTCGACATCACCCTGGCGGAGGTTAACCGCGCCATCCCACGAATGCAGCGCGCGGGCGCCAAATACATTCGCATCATGAGCTTCAAGCCGGCCGATGATGAATACAAAATACCCACCGAGGTATTCCGCCGAGTGAAGGACGTCACAAACCGCTTCCTCGACGCCGGCCTTCAACCGGTTCATGAAAACTGCATGAACTACGGCGGCATGAGCTGGCAGCACGCCCTGGAGCTGCTCGACAAGTGCCCCGGCCTCAAATGGGTCTTCGACACCGCCAACCCCATCTTCAATCCCGACCGCTCCAAACCCGCGCCCTGGCCCAAACAGGACCCCTGGGAATTCTGGACCCACCTGCGCGATCACACCGTCCACATCCACATCAAGGACGCCACCTGGAACCCCGCGAAGAACGACGCCGACTACAACTGGCCCGGCGAAGGGCAAGGCCGTGTGCGCGACATCCTCAAAGACGCCGTGGCGCGCGGCTACGACGCCGGCCTCTCCATCGAGCCCCACATGGTTGTCGTCTTCCACGATGCCCAGTCGAAAGCGTTCAACGAGTCCGCCATGCGGCAGAACTACATCGAATACGGCCACCGCCTGGAAAAGATGGTCGGCGACATCAAGGCCGAGCTAAAGCAAGCCTGA
- a CDS encoding Gfo/Idh/MocA family oxidoreductase: MNKVRLGIIGLGNIGQHHFGYLTGGKVSRAEVTAVSDAVTGKLEKYKPLRTFTDPEELIRSGLVDAVIIATPHYQHTTLGITALKQGLHVMVEKPISAHKADAERLIAAHQQRPELVFAGMFQLRAEPRYLKMRKLIQSGELGEIVRISWIMTDWFRTEAYYASGGWRATWKGEGGGVLLNQCLHNLDALQWLLGMPARVRGFCQLGRFHDIEVEDNVSAYLEYAGGATGTFVSSTGESPGTNRFEIIGTRGKLLLEADKLALTRNEEDMIEFSRSARLGFAKPEVWNVEIPFSASPNGHAVLMQNFVNAILDGEPLVAPGAEGIHSVELANVILYSSLTGQTVELPMDSAAYEQQLNQLISASKVEKKVVEVSNEDFTASFRK; this comes from the coding sequence ATGAACAAAGTGCGCTTGGGAATCATCGGCTTGGGCAACATCGGCCAGCACCACTTCGGCTATCTCACCGGTGGAAAGGTGAGCCGCGCCGAGGTGACCGCTGTTTCGGACGCTGTGACGGGCAAGCTGGAGAAATACAAACCGTTGAGGACTTTCACCGACCCCGAGGAGCTGATTCGCTCCGGGCTGGTGGACGCGGTCATCATCGCCACCCCGCATTATCAGCATACCACACTCGGCATAACCGCCCTCAAGCAGGGCCTGCACGTGATGGTCGAAAAGCCCATTTCCGCGCACAAGGCCGATGCCGAGCGGCTGATTGCCGCCCATCAGCAGCGCCCCGAGCTGGTGTTTGCCGGCATGTTCCAACTGCGCGCCGAGCCGCGTTACTTGAAGATGCGCAAGCTCATCCAAAGCGGCGAACTGGGCGAGATCGTGCGCATCAGCTGGATCATGACTGACTGGTTCCGCACGGAGGCGTATTACGCAAGCGGCGGGTGGCGCGCCACCTGGAAGGGCGAGGGCGGCGGCGTGCTGCTCAACCAATGCCTGCACAACCTGGATGCCCTGCAATGGCTGCTGGGCATGCCGGCCCGCGTGCGCGGCTTCTGCCAGCTCGGCCGGTTCCACGACATCGAGGTCGAGGACAATGTCTCCGCCTACCTCGAATACGCCGGCGGCGCCACCGGTACGTTCGTCTCCTCCACCGGCGAGTCCCCCGGCACCAATCGCTTCGAGATCATCGGCACGCGGGGGAAGCTGCTGCTCGAAGCCGACAAGCTTGCCCTCACACGCAACGAGGAAGACATGATTGAGTTCAGCCGCAGCGCCAGGCTCGGCTTCGCCAAGCCGGAGGTCTGGAACGTCGAAATCCCCTTCAGCGCCTCCCCCAACGGCCACGCCGTGCTGATGCAGAACTTCGTGAACGCCATCCTCGACGGCGAGCCGCTCGTTGCCCCGGGCGCGGAGGGCATCCATTCCGTCGAGCTGGCCAACGTGATCCTCTACTCCTCGCTCACCGGCCAGACAGTCGAACTGCCGATGGATAGCGCGGCTTACGAGCAGCAGCTTAACCAGTTAATCTCCGCCTCGAAGGTGGAAAAGAAAGTGGTGGAGGTATCCAATGAAGACTTCACCGCGTCATTCAGGAAATAG
- a CDS encoding HAMP domain-containing sensor histidine kinase, protein MKSIRRQLTWKLLLSVGLLLGMGGLAVYLCARAALHGEFDAGLRAKVQALAALTEQQGNRPKLDFADEHLPSFEERGADFFELSDADGRTVERSRSLRGAPLPCRFGTLERPLFWNLTLPDGQKCRATGLKFRPPDSDDEPQNGAVPQAILVVASDRRQMDRTLATLQVVLAGGGLLLLAATALVVPRVLRRELGPLQTLAAEAARIDAASLSARFAAEGLPRELAPIAARLNELLARLQDSFERERRFSSDVAHEFRTPVAELRSLAELAIKAPEARAADADPAMLAIALHLESILTRLLALARGECGGLPVRRENVHLATFVRDACEPFQEKAAGRGLKFRIEAPDNARTETDPVLLRSILTNLLDNAVSYTPQSGVIEVEATADNGRLTLRVVNGTEDLTERDLPHLFERFWRRDDARPTDGHTGLGLSMARAFAEAIGCQLSAALVAPGRLAMVLTQSESDD, encoded by the coding sequence ATGAAGAGCATTCGCCGGCAACTGACCTGGAAACTGCTGCTCAGCGTGGGCCTGCTGCTGGGGATGGGCGGCCTGGCCGTTTATCTCTGCGCGCGGGCGGCGTTGCACGGCGAGTTCGACGCAGGGCTCCGTGCCAAGGTCCAAGCGCTGGCCGCCTTGACCGAGCAACAGGGCAACCGCCCGAAGTTGGACTTTGCCGACGAGCACCTGCCAAGCTTCGAGGAGAGAGGAGCCGACTTCTTCGAGCTGTCGGACGCCGACGGTCGGACGGTGGAACGCTCGCGCTCGCTCCGCGGTGCGCCTCTGCCGTGCCGCTTCGGAACGCTGGAGAGGCCCTTGTTCTGGAACCTGACGCTGCCCGATGGTCAGAAGTGCCGCGCGACCGGCCTTAAGTTCCGTCCCCCGGATTCGGACGACGAGCCGCAGAACGGCGCGGTTCCGCAGGCGATCCTGGTTGTGGCCTCCGATCGCCGGCAGATGGATCGCACCCTGGCCACGCTGCAGGTCGTATTGGCGGGCGGGGGACTGCTTCTGCTCGCGGCCACCGCGCTGGTGGTGCCGCGTGTGCTGCGGCGGGAGCTTGGACCGCTGCAAACCCTGGCGGCGGAAGCGGCCCGAATTGACGCGGCCAGCCTGTCGGCGCGCTTCGCCGCAGAGGGGCTGCCGCGAGAACTGGCCCCCATCGCCGCGCGCCTCAACGAGCTGCTTGCCCGCTTGCAGGACTCCTTCGAGCGCGAACGGCGCTTCAGTTCGGATGTGGCACACGAGTTCCGCACCCCGGTGGCCGAGCTGCGCAGCCTAGCCGAGCTGGCCATCAAGGCGCCGGAAGCCCGGGCTGCCGATGCGGACCCGGCCATGCTGGCCATCGCTCTGCATCTGGAGTCCATACTTACGCGGCTGCTGGCCCTGGCGCGGGGTGAATGCGGGGGACTGCCCGTGCGGCGAGAAAACGTGCACCTGGCGACGTTCGTTCGGGATGCGTGCGAGCCGTTCCAGGAAAAAGCGGCGGGGCGTGGGTTGAAGTTCCGGATCGAGGCGCCAGACAACGCCCGGACGGAAACCGACCCCGTCCTCCTTCGTTCCATTCTGACAAATCTCCTGGACAACGCTGTTTCTTATACCCCGCAGAGCGGCGTGATCGAGGTGGAAGCCACCGCCGACAATGGTCGCCTCACGCTGCGCGTCGTGAACGGCACGGAGGATCTCACGGAGCGCGATCTGCCGCACCTGTTCGAGCGGTTCTGGCGCAGAGACGACGCACGGCCGACTGACGGACACACGGGTTTGGGACTCTCAATGGCGCGGGCCTTCGCCGAAGCCATAGGCTGTCAGCTCAGTGCGGCTCTGGTCGCGCCCGGACGGCTCGCAATGGTCCTGACGCAGTCCGAATCGGATGACTAA
- a CDS encoding response regulator transcription factor, which produces MRVLVVEDSVRLRQSVSAWLRRNGFAVDASADGEEGLFLAETNDYDALVLDIMLPKLDGLALLQRLRKQGKRTHVLLLTARDTVADRVRGLELGADDYLVKPFALEELLARVKALCRRAYGSKETLLQVEDLAVDTAARKVSRAGRAITLQPREYALLEYLARRRGQIVTRTEIEEHIYGGEIEPASNAVDSAICSLRQKLGERSSAPLIHTRRGLGYELAAE; this is translated from the coding sequence ATGCGCGTGCTGGTGGTCGAAGACTCGGTCCGTTTGCGCCAGAGTGTGAGCGCCTGGCTGCGGCGGAATGGCTTTGCTGTGGACGCCAGCGCCGATGGTGAGGAGGGGCTGTTCCTGGCGGAGACCAACGACTACGACGCGCTGGTGCTCGACATCATGCTGCCGAAGCTGGACGGCCTTGCCCTGCTGCAACGGCTCCGCAAGCAGGGCAAGCGCACGCACGTGCTGCTCCTGACCGCCCGGGACACGGTCGCCGACCGGGTGCGCGGGCTGGAACTGGGCGCGGATGATTACCTGGTCAAGCCCTTTGCGCTGGAGGAGCTGCTCGCCCGAGTCAAAGCGCTCTGCCGTCGCGCCTATGGCAGCAAGGAGACGCTGTTGCAGGTTGAGGACCTTGCAGTTGATACCGCGGCTCGGAAGGTGAGCCGCGCGGGGCGCGCCATCACGCTGCAGCCGCGCGAATATGCACTGCTCGAGTACCTGGCGCGCCGCCGCGGGCAGATCGTTACCCGCACGGAAATCGAGGAGCACATCTATGGCGGCGAGATCGAGCCGGCGAGCAACGCGGTGGACTCGGCCATTTGTTCGCTGCGACAGAAGCTGGGCGAACGGAGCTCCGCCCCGCTGATCCACACGCGGCGCGGACTAGGCTACGAACTGGCAGCGGAATGA
- a CDS encoding DUF554 family protein, with product MHAECVAGARWAQPILAWGWPTLRRTAGYKQLRLWSLAFTLARMIGTALNVAGILIGGTVGLVRRKPLPPQRESFLKVGLGVFTVFYGLRLTWLSLNGSLPQILKQLLIVVLALMLGKLTGRLLRLQKLSNQIGRRARDRIAALKPDATGRLDEGFRTCAALYCAAPLAILGSVQDGLSGYYYPLAVKAVMDSLGTMGFVLLFGWGVMLAAVPVLAFQGTITLACLHLLRPFLAAHGLVDSVNAVGGLLVFCVALLIFELKRIEVADYLPALIFAPLLTWAFK from the coding sequence GTGCACGCCGAATGTGTCGCGGGCGCCAGATGGGCGCAACCCATTTTAGCATGGGGCTGGCCGACGCTTCGGCGCACCGCCGGTTACAAACAATTGCGCCTTTGGTCGCTCGCCTTTACCCTGGCGCGCATGATAGGCACGGCCCTGAATGTGGCGGGAATTCTGATCGGCGGCACCGTCGGCCTGGTGCGGCGCAAACCGCTGCCGCCCCAGCGCGAGTCTTTCCTCAAGGTGGGGCTGGGAGTATTCACGGTCTTCTACGGCCTGCGGCTCACGTGGCTGAGCCTGAACGGTTCGTTGCCACAGATCCTCAAGCAGCTGTTGATCGTCGTGCTGGCGCTGATGCTGGGGAAGCTGACCGGGCGCCTGCTGCGCCTCCAGAAGTTGTCAAACCAGATCGGGCGGCGGGCGCGGGACCGCATAGCCGCGCTCAAGCCGGATGCCACCGGCCGGCTGGACGAGGGTTTCAGGACCTGCGCCGCGCTTTATTGTGCCGCCCCGCTGGCCATTCTCGGGTCGGTCCAGGATGGTCTGTCCGGCTACTACTATCCGCTGGCGGTAAAGGCGGTGATGGATAGCCTGGGAACGATGGGATTCGTGCTGCTGTTCGGGTGGGGCGTGATGCTGGCGGCGGTGCCGGTGCTGGCGTTTCAAGGCACGATTACCCTGGCCTGCCTGCACCTCCTCAGACCGTTCCTCGCAGCGCACGGCCTCGTGGATTCGGTGAACGCAGTGGGCGGCTTGCTCGTGTTTTGCGTGGCGTTGCTCATCTTCGAGCTCAAGCGGATCGAGGTGGCGGATTACCTGCCGGCCCTCATCTTCGCGCCGCTGCTGACCTGGGCGTTCAAGTGA